The genomic window AAAACGGTAGTGTGGCCATTGAAAAAGACAAAATCGTTGCAGTGGGAAATAATGATGAATTTGCAACATGGGATGTCTCGAAAGTCATTGACGCAACCGACTGCATAATTATGCCGGGTTTGATCAATACCCACACCCATGCGGCCATGGTTGCTTTCCGGGGTCTTGCGGACGATCTTCCCCTGATGACATGGCTGAATGACTATATTTTTCCGGCCGAGTCCAAACTCGATGAAGACAAAGTATATCACGCAACGCTTCATGCATGCAGTGAAATGATCATGTCGGGAACCACGTGTTTTTGCGATATGTATCTTTTTGAAGATGCGGTGGCGCGTGCGGCCAAACGTTCGGGAATGCGAGCCGTTGTTGGAGAAGTGCTGTATGACTTTCCTTCCCCCAATTACGGCCCCATTGAAAATGGTTTTGCTTACAGCGAAATGCTGATTGAAAAGTGGAAAAATGACCCTTTAATTAAGATTGCGGTTGAACCGCACTCACCCTACCTCTGTTCACCTGATCTTTTAGAAAAGGCTTTTTCCATCGCCCGGGCCCATGATCTTTGCCTGGTCATCCATGCGGCTGAAACCGAAAGCGAAGTGAAAAAGATTAAAGACAAATATGGTCTGACGCCGATTGGACACCTTGCCGATCTGGGGGTTCTGGCCCCGAATCTTCTTGCCTGTCATTGTGTTGTCCTCACGGATGACGATATCTGTCTTTTACAGCAATTTGATGTAAAGGTGGCCCATAACCCTGAAAGTAATATGAAGCTGGCCTCCGGCATCGCACCGATACCAAGGTTATTAAAGGAAGGAATCTGTGTCGGGCTGGGAACCGATGGGTGTGCAAGCAATAATAATCTTGACCTGTTTCAGGAAATGGATACCGCCGCCAAGCTTCACAAGGTCAATACCTTTGATCCCACCGTCCTGGACTCTACCACCACGCTCAGAATGTGTACCATTGAGGCGGCACGGGCCCTCGGTCTGGAAGAAATCACCGGCTCCCTTGAAGTCGGCAAGAAAGCGGATATCATTATACTGGACACAAAAAAACCGCATCTAACCCCGATGTATAACCCGGCCTCACACCTGGTTTATTCTGCAAAGGGAAGTGATGTAAAAACAACCATCATAAATGGTGAAGTCGTCATGGAAGACGGGAGACTCATTACACTCGACCTTGAAAACACAATGGATCAGATAAGAAAGATTGCGGAGAGTATAAGAAAATGAAAAAAGAAACTTTACATTTGCTCATGCTCAAAGACAATCCCGATGATGCTGAACGGACAGCGAAGGTCCTTGAAAGTGATGAATTTACGATAGAATGGAACCGGGTGGATACGGAGGAATCATTTAGAAAAGCCCTGGATGAAAAGCCGGACCTGGTCCTTGCCGATTACAGCCTGCCAACCTTTGACGGTATGTCTGCCTTGGAAATAAAGGCAGAAACCGCACCGGGGATTCCACTGATTATTATTTCAGCTGCCGCCGGCGATGATGCGGCAATTGAATGTTTGAAAGCCGGAGCAACCGATTATGTTCTCAAAGACAAAATATCTCGTCTGGGGCTGTCCGTAAAACGGGCGCTTGAAAAAGCTGAAACATACAAAAAACGAATACAAGCCGAAGAGGTTCTGTTAAAGAACGAGGAAAATCTGCGCCAGATCCAGAAGATGGAGGCCAT from Thermodesulfobacteriota bacterium includes these protein-coding regions:
- a CDS encoding amidohydrolase gives rise to the protein MNSADILVSNGIVLTLNTKNLQIKNGSVAIEKDKIVAVGNNDEFATWDVSKVIDATDCIIMPGLINTHTHAAMVAFRGLADDLPLMTWLNDYIFPAESKLDEDKVYHATLHACSEMIMSGTTCFCDMYLFEDAVARAAKRSGMRAVVGEVLYDFPSPNYGPIENGFAYSEMLIEKWKNDPLIKIAVEPHSPYLCSPDLLEKAFSIARAHDLCLVIHAAETESEVKKIKDKYGLTPIGHLADLGVLAPNLLACHCVVLTDDDICLLQQFDVKVAHNPESNMKLASGIAPIPRLLKEGICVGLGTDGCASNNNLDLFQEMDTAAKLHKVNTFDPTVLDSTTTLRMCTIEAARALGLEEITGSLEVGKKADIIILDTKKPHLTPMYNPASHLVYSAKGSDVKTTIINGEVVMEDGRLITLDLENTMDQIRKIAESIRK